A genomic window from Sebastes fasciatus isolate fSebFas1 chromosome 7, fSebFas1.pri, whole genome shotgun sequence includes:
- the lyrm9 gene encoding LYR motif-containing protein 9, whose amino-acid sequence MLPLVGAELSPVQLYRHLLRCCRLLPSAAMQKHYRHAIRQGYVSHSDEDDQERIQMIIQRAIADAGWILDKYIKKK is encoded by the exons ATGCTGCCTTTAGTTGGAGCTGAGCTGTCCCCAGTGCAGCTCTATCGACATCTCCTGAGATGCTGCAGGCTGCTACCGTCAGCAGCCATGCAGAAGCATTACCGACATGCCATTAGACAG GGTTACGTCAGTCACTCAGATGAAGACGACCAAGAGAGGATACAAATGATCATCCAAAGAGCGATCGCAGATGCAGGCTGGATTCTT